The proteins below are encoded in one region of Calliopsis andreniformis isolate RMS-2024a unplaced genomic scaffold, iyCalAndr_principal scaffold0048, whole genome shotgun sequence:
- the LOC143187487 gene encoding uncharacterized protein LOC143187487, producing MFCLLGAETALGWILTGGVTTETDDESGNPAGVQVHHCSVDKELLEFLTRFWEQEEIEVTISETVDNRRAEEHFAETHLRQPDGRFLVRLPFSSTPELGESRRIACRTLESLKSRFRRSAEFQQAYTEFMEAYEILGHMTPLSHPVSGEGYYLPHHGVFREASTTTKLRVVFNGFMPSSNGRSLNVFLLQGPNLLPNLADALLRWRRHVFVFSADIEKMYRQILVQPEDRKWQRIVWRPTPDSTAVNYELNTITYGLACAPYLAIRCLRRLAEVEEQRYPRGAQIIRRDIYVDDVLTGADTLPEAKIRQQKLRELLTAGGFPLRKWASNSKGLLDGLAVDERRGVVEWDSPTLHSVLRIKWIPSSDCFQVTTTMSPRSSECTKRSVLSGTAQLFDPLGWMAPVTIVAKVLIQTLWLVKADWDSPLPEKEALQWQQFQRQLPALEKLQVPQWLGTGLFTQSLEIHGFAGASERAYAAAVYSRAFNSEGAATVSLMVAKSKVAPLKRVFLLRVELCAALLLAKLVEHTTRMLEWQDVDLHLWSDSSVELSWIQRHPSRWPPYVANRVAEIQRLLPRARWHHVRSSENPADCASRGLLPAELSAFELWWREPEWLSSVDQLPESILEKESCHDPEELEVHHVTRPQESSSGSLIGRFSSLTRLFRVLAWCRRWLPGSERGESMITASEVHAVKLTLLRLEQAVAFFEDIFNLRRNQPLAAKSRLAKLSPFLDTSGVLRVGGRIQAANLSYERTHPAILPDESPLA from the coding sequence ATGTTCTGCTTGCTTGGAGCAGAGACCGCTCTCGGTTGGATTCTCACTGGAGGGGTAACTACAGAGACCGACGATGAGTCCGGGAACCCTGCAGGGGTTCAGGTTCATCACTGCAGTGTAGATAAGGAGCTCCTCGAATTCTTAACCAGGTTCTGGGAGCAGGAAGAAATCGAGGTTACGATATCGGAAACTGTAGACAATCGCCGGGCAGAGGAGCACTTCGCAGAGACTCACCTGCGTCAGCCAGATGGCCGGTTCCTGGTACGACTACCCTTCAGTAGCACCCCTGAGTTAGGAGAGTCCCGTCGCATCGCTTGCAGAACACTAGAGTCCCTGAAGTCCAGGTTTCGCCGCTCAGCAGAGTTCCAGCAAGCCTACACAGAATTCATGGAGGCATATGAGATTCTGGGGCACATGACGCCGTTGTCGCATCCTGTCTCAGGCGAAGGATACTACCTTCCACACCATGGAGTATTTCGAGAAGCCAGTACTACGACTAAGTTGCGGGTGGTTTTCAATGGCTTCATGCCATCCTCCAACGGGAGATCGCTCAACGTGTTCCTCCTGCAGGGTCCGAATCTACTGCCGAATCTCGCTGATGCCCTTCTGCGCTGGAGACGACACGTATTCGTCTTCTCTGCTGACATTGAAAAGATGTATCGGCAGATCCTGGTTCAACCTGAGGATCGGAAATGGCAGCGGATCGTTTGGAGACCTACGCCAGACAGCACCGCGGTGAACTATGAGCTCAACACCATCACTTACGGTCTAGCTTGCGCTCCCTACTTGGCCATCAGATGTCTGCGCCGGCTCGCGGAGGTGGAGGAGCAGCGCTATCCCCGGGGAGCACAAATCATCAGGAGGGACATCTACGTGGACGACGTTCTCACCGGAGCTGACACCCTGCCTGAGGCTAAGATAAGACAGCAGAAGCTTCGGGAACTCCTCACGGCGGGCGGGTTTCCACTCCGCAAGTGGGCCTCTAATTCCAAGGGCCTCCTGGACGGACTCGCTGTCGACGAACGGAGGGGAGTGGTCGAATGGGACTCTCCGACTCTCCACAGTGTCCTCAGGATCAAATGGATCCCGTCTTCTGACTGTTTTCAGGTGACCACTACGATGTCGCCCAGGAGCTCGGAATGCACCAAGCGCTCAGTTCTGAGTGGGACAGCTCAGCTATTTGATCCTCTTGGCTGGATGGCTCCTGTAACTATTGTTGCCAAGGTGCTCATTCAAACCTTGTGGCTGGTGAAGGCCGATTGGGACTCACCTCTGCCGGAAAAGGAGGCCTTACAGTGGCAGCAGTTCCAACGCCAGCTTCCTGCGCTGGAAAAACTTCAGGTCCCTCAATGGCTTGGCACTGGCCTCTTCACACAATCCTTGGAGATCCACGGGTTCGCCGGCGCATCGGAGCGCGCATACGCTGCCGCGGTTTACTCTCGCGCCTTCAACAGCGAGGGAGCGGCGACGGTCTCTCTGATGGTCGCCAAATCAAAGGTAGCTCCACTGAAGCGCGTTTTTCTGCTGAGAGTGGAGCTGTGTGCAGCCCTTTTGCTGGCCAAGCTAGTCGAGCATACAACAAGGATGCTCGAGTGGCAAGACGTGGACCTGCACCTGTGGTCGGATTCATCGGTGGAGCTGAGCTGGATACAGAGGCACCCTTCTCGCTGGCCTCCTTACGTCGCGAACAGAGTAGCGGAAATCCAAAGGTTGCTTCCACGGGCCAGATGGCATCATGTCCGAAGTTCGGAGAATCCAGCAGACTGCGCCTCCAGGGGTTTGCTCCCGGCCGAGCTGTCTGCTTTCGAACTATGGTGGCGGGAACCTGAGTGGCTCTCTTctgtggatcaactccctgagTCAATTTTAGAGAAAGAGTCCTGCCACGATCCTGAAGAGCTAGAGGTCCACCACGTAACTCGACCACAGGAAAGCTCATCAGGCTCACTAATTGGGCGCTTCTCCAGTCTCACACGCCTGTTCAGGGTCCTTGCTTGGTGTCGGCGATGGCTGCCTGGATCAGAAAGGGGAGAATCAATGATAACGGCTTCGGAGGTACATGCAGTAAAACTTACCCTTCTTCGCCTGGAGCAAGCGGTGGCCTTTTTTGAGGACATTTTCAATCTACGGAGGAATCAGCCCCTGGCCGCCAAGAGTCGGCTGGCCAAACTTAGTCCATTCCTGGACACGAGCGGAGTGCTGCGAGTCGGAGGCCGCATTCAAGCTGCTAATCTTTCTTATGAGAGAACGCATCCCGCTATACTCCCTGATGAATCTCCTCTGGCTTAG
- the LOC143187488 gene encoding uncharacterized protein LOC143187488, producing MNYLQQNGTHIATYGTIAMNLNLSLRRDFTWRFIVADVDGPIMDMNLLSYYTLLVDPGKRANCECIIGYLPNTPILPGHLHYIETIPGPPVHHNPRRLAPDRYQAAKAEFDLMLRQGIIRPSKSPWATPLHMVTKQDGKSMRPCGDYRALNARTIPDR from the exons ATGAACTATTTGCAGCAAAATGGCACGCATATCGCGACATATGGCACAATTGCCATGAACTTGAATTTATCCTTGCGCCGCGATTTTACTTGGCGTTTTATTGTTGCTGATGTGGATGGACCCATTATGGACATGAATCTTTTATCGTACTATACTTTATTAGTGGATCC TGGGAAACGCGCAAATTGTGAG TGTATCATCGGTTACTTGCCGAATACCCCGATCTTACCAGGCCACCTGCATTATATCGAGACCATACCAGGACCACCGGTGCATCATAATCCTCGACGTCTAGCTCCGGACAGGTATCAGGCAGCGAAGGCCGAATTTGACCTGATGTTACGCCAGGGCATTATTCGACCATCGAAAAGTCCATGGGCCACACCGCTGCACATGGTAACAAAACAGGATGGGAAGTCTATGCGACCTTGTGGCGATTACAGAGCATTGAACGCTCGCACCATACCCGACAGgtaa